A genomic region of Desulfitibacter alkalitolerans DSM 16504 contains the following coding sequences:
- a CDS encoding sigma-54-dependent transcriptional regulator gives MYQYNILIIDDDTEVGNFFTYLLDNLTYKLEIVHDGRQALNKLQKNQFQLALVDLKLPDTDGIALLGKIKETQNNCEVIIMTGYSTIKSAVKAIQLGAFDYINKPFENIYELECLVKKALEQQEVVVSYKNYEEACSQVGLVVGDNEKFRKLINFAAKVAPKDLNILITGETGTGKELMARFIHLCSKRKDEAFLAINCSAIVESLLESELFGHEKGSFTGASHQRKGFFQLADRGTLFLDEIGEASIGIQVKLLRAIETGEFIPIGATKKISTDVRIIAATNLDLEEAVVNNTFRQDLFYRLDVLRLHLPPLRERKEDIPLLVDYILEKRINKKGLKTKGFAFKTIKRLMEYPWPGNIRELINAIEQSTALAEGNMILPKHLPEKIFKGTNEISDSKKISLEDIDTYSEEQLISIANELNEIVWKISKKMPDKVGFWPQKTLEEVEQEMIEMAMQSCKGNITAAAKILGIGRNTLYRKVKNR, from the coding sequence ATGTACCAATATAATATTTTGATTATAGATGATGATACAGAAGTAGGAAACTTTTTTACATATCTCCTGGATAATCTTACTTATAAACTGGAAATTGTACATGATGGAAGACAAGCTTTAAACAAACTTCAAAAAAATCAATTTCAACTGGCCCTGGTGGATCTGAAATTGCCTGATACAGATGGTATTGCTCTCCTGGGAAAAATTAAGGAAACGCAGAATAATTGTGAAGTAATTATTATGACAGGATACAGTACTATAAAATCTGCAGTAAAAGCAATTCAATTGGGAGCTTTTGACTATATTAACAAGCCATTTGAAAACATATATGAATTAGAGTGTCTTGTTAAAAAAGCCCTTGAACAGCAGGAAGTGGTTGTATCTTATAAGAATTATGAAGAAGCCTGTAGTCAAGTGGGTCTGGTAGTAGGTGACAATGAAAAATTCAGGAAGCTAATTAATTTTGCTGCAAAAGTGGCTCCTAAAGATTTGAACATTTTAATAACAGGAGAAACTGGAACAGGAAAAGAACTAATGGCCCGTTTTATACATCTATGTAGTAAGCGTAAGGATGAAGCTTTTCTTGCTATAAATTGCAGTGCAATAGTAGAAAGTCTACTGGAAAGCGAACTTTTTGGACATGAAAAGGGTTCTTTTACAGGGGCAAGCCACCAGAGAAAGGGCTTCTTTCAGCTTGCAGATAGAGGCACTCTTTTTCTGGATGAAATAGGGGAAGCAAGTATTGGTATCCAGGTAAAACTTTTAAGAGCAATAGAAACAGGTGAATTTATTCCCATTGGTGCCACAAAAAAAATTTCAACTGATGTCCGAATTATAGCAGCAACAAATCTTGATCTGGAAGAAGCAGTGGTTAATAATACATTTCGCCAGGATTTATTTTACAGGCTTGATGTGTTAAGACTCCATTTACCACCCCTAAGAGAGAGGAAAGAAGACATACCTCTTCTTGTAGATTATATTTTGGAGAAAAGAATAAATAAAAAAGGCTTAAAAACAAAGGGGTTTGCTTTTAAAACAATAAAGAGATTAATGGAATATCCTTGGCCAGGCAATATTAGAGAGCTTATAAATGCTATTGAACAATCGACAGCCCTTGCTGAAGGCAACATGATATTACCTAAGCATCTTCCAGAAAAAATATTTAAGGGAACTAATGAAATAAGTGATAGCAAAAAGATTTCACTGGAGGATATTGATACATACTCTGAAGAACAGTTAATTTCAATAGCCAATGAACTTAATGAAATAGTTTGGAAAATATCTAAAAAAATGCCAGACAAGGTAGGATTCTGGCCCCAGAAAACACTGGAGGAAGTGGAACAAGAGATGATAGAAATGGCCATGCAAAGCTGCAAAGGCAATATAACAGCAGCAGCAAAAATCCTAGGTATTGGTCGCAATACCCTTTATAGAAAGGTAAAAAACAGGTAA
- a CDS encoding GAF domain-containing sensor histidine kinase: MHKEKLNLIEDLTGIRSSKKNYYIELKKKNFQTQRQNAQLEIINELTKSINVNMSLQEMMENVAHKLNYVFTFDILELSLINNNKLEVKVSLPAKAFDEVFSWEGIEKGQSLYWDALKNNRSFLLQDISREYARYYEEKAYFHMGIKSLIVVPLAIKEKVIGNLALLSKKANGFDESDLTFSKQLADQLAVCLENTRLYEKVKEKLAIESQLRQSTKLAAVGQMAAGIAHELNNPLTAILGNAQLLQRNSIAGSKESKIIEDIVKCGVRCKRIIQSLLTFARQDYQPFTNINLNNAVKQSVELFSYQIGNSNVKLELDLDSGVLLIKGNIQQLEQVIVNFILNGKDAVADVDNPTIWIETGICYHQKLGSCTYASVKDNGHGIEKNQLTEIFNPFYTTKPPGQGTGLGLSVSLGIAEAHGGSIEVTSKPGIGSTFTLYIPLVKGDG; this comes from the coding sequence ATGCATAAAGAAAAACTAAATCTTATTGAGGACCTTACGGGGATACGTTCTTCAAAAAAAAACTACTACATTGAACTTAAAAAGAAAAATTTTCAGACTCAGAGGCAAAATGCACAATTAGAAATAATAAATGAGCTGACAAAAAGCATCAATGTGAACATGTCTTTACAAGAAATGATGGAAAATGTGGCTCATAAATTAAATTATGTGTTTACCTTTGACATCCTAGAGTTGTCTTTAATTAACAATAATAAATTAGAAGTCAAGGTTTCTCTTCCAGCAAAAGCTTTTGATGAAGTGTTTTCCTGGGAAGGCATAGAAAAAGGTCAATCTTTATACTGGGATGCATTAAAAAATAACAGGAGTTTTTTACTGCAAGATATTTCAAGGGAATATGCTAGATATTATGAGGAGAAGGCCTACTTTCATATGGGAATAAAATCCTTGATTGTGGTACCCCTGGCGATTAAAGAAAAGGTTATAGGAAACCTTGCATTACTGAGTAAAAAAGCAAATGGATTTGATGAATCAGATTTAACTTTCAGTAAGCAGTTGGCAGATCAACTCGCTGTTTGTTTAGAAAATACAAGGCTTTATGAAAAAGTTAAAGAAAAGCTAGCCATTGAATCCCAGCTTAGACAATCTACAAAACTAGCGGCAGTAGGGCAAATGGCAGCGGGCATAGCCCATGAATTAAATAACCCTTTAACAGCAATTCTAGGAAATGCACAATTGTTACAGAGAAATTCAATTGCTGGTTCCAAAGAAAGTAAAATAATAGAGGATATTGTAAAATGTGGTGTCAGATGTAAAAGAATTATTCAGAGCCTTTTGACCTTTGCTAGACAAGATTATCAACCATTTACTAATATTAATCTTAATAATGCAGTTAAGCAGTCGGTAGAACTTTTCTCTTATCAGATAGGTAACAGCAATGTAAAGCTTGAATTAGATTTAGATTCTGGGGTGCTGTTAATTAAAGGAAATATACAGCAATTGGAACAGGTTATTGTAAATTTCATTCTTAATGGAAAAGATGCTGTAGCAGATGTAGACAACCCTACCATTTGGATAGAAACAGGAATATGCTATCATCAAAAGCTTGGAAGTTGCACATATGCTTCTGTAAAAGATAATGGACATGGCATTGAAAAAAACCAACTTACAGAAATATTTAATCCTTTCTATACAACTAAACCACCTGGTCAAGGAACAGGCCTTGGATTGTCTGTAAGCCTGGGAATAGCAGAGGCCCATGGAGGATCAATTGAGGTTACATCTAAACCGGGAATAGGTTCTACTTTTACTCTATATATTCCCCTGGTCAAAGGAGATGGATAA